A region of Veillonellaceae bacterium DNA encodes the following proteins:
- the radA gene encoding DNA repair protein RadA codes for MSGKNNKNIKYKCSNCGAETLKWMGRCPQCGEWNTLEEKIEVSAPKNIRISGAETISKAPVSLSKINLSNHNRIKLGLSEVDRPLGGGVVPGSVILWGGEPGIGKSTLILQICNAMAKTGNTVLYCSGEESEEQIKLRAERLNINGDACYIYSGGDLEAIVNEANEIKPNMLVIDSIQTMYISDNDSPMGSPAQIRDCTAALVRFAKANNITVMIIGHVTKEGNLAGPRILEHMVDVVLYLEGDRSYQFRVLRTVKNRFGSTAESGLFVMEGKGLIGIQDPSTYLLRDRAEMVPGSIVMACMEGLRPILIEIQALTTHSVLAIPRRISSGYDYNRLVILLAVLEKRGHVMFSSDDVYLNVAGGFKVRETAADLAVALSLVSMKKEKPIPSGLMALGEIGLTGEILPVSHIGIRLKEGIKMNFKQFILPSRNKNEVLSLEESGKIGHGLDIHFVEKITQALDFL; via the coding sequence ATGAGTGGGAAGAATAATAAAAACATTAAATATAAATGTTCGAACTGTGGTGCAGAAACACTAAAATGGATGGGGAGATGCCCACAATGTGGGGAATGGAATACCCTTGAAGAGAAAATTGAAGTATCTGCTCCCAAAAATATAAGAATCAGCGGAGCTGAAACTATTTCAAAGGCTCCTGTCAGCCTTTCCAAAATCAATCTGTCGAACCATAACAGGATCAAGTTGGGCCTTTCTGAAGTAGACCGGCCGCTTGGCGGTGGTGTCGTACCAGGGTCCGTAATTTTATGGGGCGGTGAGCCGGGTATAGGCAAGTCAACACTTATCCTGCAGATATGCAATGCTATGGCGAAAACAGGGAACACCGTCCTTTATTGCAGCGGTGAGGAATCAGAAGAGCAGATCAAGCTTCGGGCTGAGCGTCTTAACATCAATGGAGATGCCTGCTATATTTATTCGGGTGGAGATCTTGAGGCAATTGTCAACGAAGCCAATGAAATCAAGCCTAATATGCTTGTTATTGACTCCATCCAGACCATGTACATTTCAGATAACGATTCTCCCATGGGGAGTCCCGCTCAGATACGGGATTGTACAGCTGCTCTTGTCAGGTTTGCAAAAGCGAACAATATAACAGTCATGATCATAGGCCATGTTACTAAAGAGGGTAATTTAGCAGGGCCTCGTATTTTGGAGCATATGGTGGATGTTGTTCTTTATCTGGAAGGTGACCGAAGCTATCAGTTCAGGGTTCTGCGGACAGTAAAGAACAGATTCGGCTCTACTGCAGAGTCAGGCCTTTTTGTCATGGAAGGAAAGGGATTGATAGGGATTCAGGATCCTTCAACATATCTGTTAAGAGACAGGGCTGAAATGGTGCCCGGATCTATCGTCATGGCATGTATGGAAGGCCTCAGGCCGATATTGATTGAAATCCAGGCGCTGACAACACATTCCGTGCTGGCCATACCACGGAGGATCTCTTCAGGATATGACTATAACAGGCTTGTTATACTTCTTGCTGTTCTGGAAAAGCGCGGGCATGTTATGTTTTCTTCGGATGATGTCTATCTTAATGTTGCGGGCGGATTTAAGGTGAGGGAAACGGCAGCTGATCTTGCTGTTGCACTCTCCTTGGTTTCAATGAAGAAGGAAAAGCCCATACCATCCGGGCTGATGGCCCTTGGGGAAATCGGGCTGACGGGTGAAATACTCCCTGTTTCTCATATAGGAATCAGACTCAAGGAGGGAATAAAGATGAATTTCAAACAATTCATTCTTCCTTCCAGAAATAAAAATGAGGTATTATCCCTTGAAGAAAGTGGTAAAATTGGTCATGGCCTGGATATTCATTTTGTTGAAAAGATTACGCAGGCTCTTGATTTTTTATAA
- a CDS encoding PIN domain-containing protein — protein MPEKILRAIFVLLFTVLGIVLSRQGETVLALLLPNSVLTETILGITFMSLAAMLVGGIFGAIIGSFISPYLIKSLFMFTSTVEKSLSAMSTQDLIAGTLGLFLGLIIANLVGLAFGSVPYIGPYVSVALSIILGYLGMHLVVSKKSELAGWLHLHAEGSFDKKKNKDHHTGKLLDTNVIIDGRVADIYRSGFLEGPIIVPVFVLEELQKIADSSDILKRNRGRRGLDILNHMRKNSKDDVIIVTNDFEDISEVDSKLVKLAREKNYKIVTNDYNLNKVAELQGVAVLNINDLAIAVKPAVIPGEQIFVQLVKSGKEEGQGVAYLEDGTMIVVENGSQCIGKEVPVIITSVLQTSAGKMIFAKLESDE, from the coding sequence ATGCCGGAAAAAATACTGAGAGCAATATTTGTCTTGCTTTTCACTGTCCTCGGAATCGTTTTATCGAGGCAGGGGGAAACAGTACTTGCATTGCTGCTGCCAAACTCAGTTCTGACTGAAACTATTTTAGGAATCACATTTATGTCGCTGGCTGCCATGCTGGTCGGCGGTATATTCGGGGCTATTATCGGGAGCTTTATTTCGCCATACCTGATCAAGAGCCTCTTTATGTTCACATCAACAGTAGAAAAATCGCTTTCAGCCATGTCCACGCAGGATCTCATTGCAGGGACTCTGGGGCTGTTTTTGGGTCTCATTATTGCAAACCTTGTCGGACTGGCCTTTGGGAGTGTTCCCTATATCGGACCATATGTCTCAGTAGCTCTGAGTATCATCCTCGGCTATCTTGGTATGCACCTGGTAGTCAGTAAAAAAAGTGAATTGGCAGGCTGGCTGCATTTGCATGCAGAAGGATCTTTTGATAAGAAAAAGAATAAAGATCATCATACAGGCAAGTTATTGGATACAAACGTAATCATAGATGGACGTGTAGCAGACATTTACAGATCAGGATTTCTTGAAGGGCCGATCATCGTCCCTGTTTTTGTCTTGGAAGAGCTGCAGAAGATTGCTGACAGTTCTGATATTCTGAAGAGAAACCGTGGACGCAGGGGACTCGACATACTCAATCATATGAGAAAGAACAGCAAAGATGATGTGATCATCGTAACAAATGATTTTGAGGATATTTCTGAAGTCGATTCCAAACTTGTGAAGCTGGCACGTGAGAAAAATTATAAAATAGTCACTAATGACTATAATTTGAATAAGGTAGCTGAGCTGCAGGGCGTTGCTGTTCTGAACATTAATGATCTGGCAATAGCCGTGAAACCTGCTGTAATTCCGGGCGAGCAGATTTTTGTCCAATTGGTCAAGAGCGGCAAGGAAGAAGGACAAGGCGTTGCCTATCTTGAAGATGGCACAATGATCGTTGTTGAAAACGGGAGCCAGTGCATAGGAAAAGAGGTTCCGGTCATCATTACATCTGTATTACAAACTTCCGCCGGAAAAATGATATTTGCAAAATTGGAAAGTGACGAATGA
- the ispD gene encoding 2-C-methyl-D-erythritol 4-phosphate cytidylyltransferase, producing MNSLILVAAGKGTRMNAAKNKLFLEYQGHPLIYYTLKNIQKSRLLSELIIVVRKEELSIFLPLVESLNFKIPVKFASGGAKRIDSVRNGLAQVSDHSEKVLVHDGARPFVDGEIIDLAFISIDSRHPAVMVGLPCVDTMKAVSYDTIVKTLDRSNLIRAQTPQGAYTDIFQRAVSSLENDSTITDDASILENAGIKVSVVPGKESYFKVTTPEDWDRFKTMMNKDNAFCRIGQGYDIHQMDESSPLIIGGVKIRDHHGLKGHSDADVLIHAIIDALLGAAGLRDIGYYFPDTDDRYKGISSLKLLENVGKMITESGFLIGNIDTTVIAEKPNLAGYIDAMKANIAGVLDIPVSKLGIKAKTNEKLDAAGREEGIASFASAILFRRDF from the coding sequence ATGAATAGTTTGATCTTAGTTGCTGCAGGTAAAGGTACCAGAATGAATGCAGCAAAAAATAAACTGTTTTTGGAATACCAAGGACATCCCTTAATTTATTACACACTGAAAAATATTCAGAAGAGCAGGCTGCTTTCTGAATTGATTATTGTAGTTCGCAAGGAAGAACTCAGCATTTTTCTCCCCTTAGTCGAATCTCTCAATTTCAAGATTCCTGTGAAATTTGCATCAGGCGGAGCCAAAAGAATTGATTCAGTTAGAAATGGTCTGGCACAGGTGTCTGATCATTCAGAAAAAGTACTGGTCCATGACGGGGCAAGACCTTTCGTGGATGGAGAAATAATCGATCTCGCGTTCATTTCTATTGATTCCCGTCATCCTGCCGTTATGGTTGGATTACCCTGCGTTGACACGATGAAGGCTGTGTCATATGACACTATAGTAAAGACGCTGGATCGTTCCAATTTGATCAGGGCACAAACTCCGCAGGGCGCTTATACAGATATTTTCCAAAGGGCAGTATCTTCTTTGGAAAATGACAGCACCATTACAGATGATGCTTCCATTTTGGAAAATGCAGGCATAAAGGTCAGCGTAGTGCCCGGGAAAGAATCATATTTTAAGGTAACAACACCAGAAGATTGGGATCGATTCAAGACAATGATGAATAAAGATAATGCATTTTGCCGTATAGGGCAGGGGTATGACATTCACCAGATGGATGAATCATCACCGCTTATCATCGGTGGTGTCAAAATAAGAGATCATCATGGATTAAAGGGGCATTCTGATGCGGATGTTCTGATACATGCCATTATAGATGCTCTGCTAGGTGCCGCTGGGCTGCGGGATATTGGGTATTATTTCCCTGATACTGATGACAGGTATAAGGGGATTTCCAGTTTGAAACTGCTTGAGAATGTCGGTAAAATGATAACTGAATCTGGTTTCCTGATTGGAAATATAGATACGACTGTTATTGCTGAGAAACCTAATCTGGCAGGATATATTGATGCTATGAAGGCTAACATTGCCGGTGTATTGGATATCCCGGTTTCCAAATTGGGGATTAAGGCAAAAACAAATGAAAAATTAGATGCAGCAGGCAGAGAAGAAGGAATTGCGTCTTTTGCATCTGCGATATTATTTAGGAGGGATTTTTAA